A single Sulfurimonas aquatica DNA region contains:
- the dxr gene encoding 1-deoxy-D-xylulose-5-phosphate reductoisomerase, with product MILLGSTGSIGVNTLIVAKKFGISVEVLVCGKNIKLLNEQIKEHNPKVVVIADKEDISLVNHSRVYSGSEAILEIIEDASSSLVVNALVGFLGLAPTLKAIECNKKVALANKESLVACGAFIDPKQIQPIDSEHFGLWYLLQDRPVSKMIITASGGAFRDWDIKKLQNATLADTQNHPNWSMGQKITIDSATMVNKMFELLEARWLFGEGTNGVSEFDAIIETKSLIHALIDFKDGSTTAHLAHASMQLPIAYALNQKMDENILSHVDLLKVGSLEFREITTDRYPVWEIKKELLKNPARGAVVNAANEAAIEKFINKEIGFMDISKDIIRAFEKFTQLPKSIEEVFLIDEEVRAFVKGKI from the coding sequence TTGATACTTCTTGGCTCAACGGGCTCTATTGGTGTAAATACACTTATAGTCGCAAAAAAATTTGGTATTTCTGTTGAGGTTTTAGTTTGTGGAAAAAATATCAAACTCCTGAACGAGCAGATAAAAGAGCACAATCCAAAAGTCGTAGTTATAGCAGATAAAGAGGATATTTCTTTAGTCAATCACTCTCGTGTTTATTCTGGAAGTGAAGCTATTTTAGAGATAATTGAAGATGCTTCAAGCTCTTTAGTTGTCAATGCACTTGTGGGTTTTTTAGGTTTAGCTCCAACTCTCAAAGCTATAGAGTGCAATAAAAAAGTAGCTCTAGCAAATAAAGAGAGTTTAGTTGCTTGTGGTGCTTTTATAGATCCCAAGCAGATTCAACCCATTGATAGTGAGCATTTTGGTCTGTGGTATCTACTCCAAGATAGACCTGTTAGCAAGATGATTATCACAGCAAGTGGTGGTGCTTTTCGTGACTGGGATATTAAAAAACTTCAAAATGCTACACTTGCAGACACTCAAAATCATCCAAACTGGTCTATGGGTCAAAAGATAACTATAGACTCAGCTACTATGGTAAACAAAATGTTTGAACTCTTAGAGGCGCGATGGCTTTTTGGGGAGGGCACAAATGGAGTAAGTGAGTTTGATGCTATCATAGAAACAAAGTCTCTTATTCACGCTCTTATAGACTTTAAAGATGGTTCAACTACAGCTCACTTAGCTCATGCTTCTATGCAGTTGCCAATAGCATATGCCCTAAATCAAAAAATGGATGAAAATATACTCTCACATGTTGATTTACTTAAAGTTGGTTCTTTAGAGTTTCGCGAGATTACTACTGATAGATACCCTGTATGGGAGATAAAAAAAGAGCTTCTAAAAAATCCCGCTCGAGGTGCAGTGGTAAATGCAGCTAATGAAGCAGCGATTGAGAAATTTATAAATAAAGAGATAGGTTTTATGGATATTAGTAAAGATATTATTAGAGCATTTGAGAAGTTTACACAACTTCCTAAAAGTATTGAAGAGGTTTTTCTTATCGATGAGGAAGTTAGGGCTTTCGTGAAGGGTAAAATATGA
- a CDS encoding phosphatidate cytidylyltransferase gives MSIFEDHKERIITGLVLLVAVIGIGYIDNFFLTWFVFGAIYLLAFKEASALFGVEKDNLLPYAAGLWIVAGVYPYGDDLFMLAGIAYASVVAFNKEFVWKDFLPFIYPTAGMLFIFTMYQEYGVLSLLWLLAVVALTDVGAYAVGKSIGKTQFSETSPNKTMEGVVGGIAVATLGGMFVGLSIVDVGVAFVVSFMVAVSSIFGDLFESSLKRGADVKDSGDILPGHGGILDRIDGYLFAGIVMLVLLRGLV, from the coding sequence ATGAGTATTTTTGAAGATCACAAAGAGAGAATTATCACAGGCTTAGTCCTTTTAGTCGCTGTAATAGGTATAGGTTATATAGACAACTTTTTTCTTACATGGTTTGTTTTTGGCGCAATATATCTTCTAGCATTTAAGGAAGCATCAGCTCTGTTTGGAGTAGAGAAAGACAATCTTTTACCATATGCTGCTGGCTTATGGATAGTTGCTGGTGTTTATCCTTATGGGGATGATCTCTTTATGTTGGCGGGTATTGCATATGCGAGTGTAGTGGCGTTTAACAAAGAGTTTGTATGGAAAGATTTCCTTCCATTTATTTATCCAACTGCGGGAATGCTTTTTATTTTCACAATGTATCAAGAGTATGGTGTACTATCACTTCTTTGGTTACTCGCCGTGGTTGCTCTTACTGACGTTGGCGCTTATGCGGTTGGAAAAAGCATAGGAAAAACTCAGTTTAGTGAGACAAGTCCAAATAAAACCATGGAAGGCGTTGTCGGTGGTATAGCCGTTGCAACTCTAGGTGGTATGTTTGTTGGCCTGAGTATTGTAGATGTTGGAGTGGCGTTTGTAGTCTCTTTTATGGTTGCTGTGAGTTCTATATTTGGTGATCTTTTTGAGAGCTCACTTAAACGTGGGGCAGACGTAAAAGATAGTGGAGATATTTTACCTGGTCATGGTGGAATTCTCGACCGCATTGACGGTTACCTTTTTGCTGGGATTGTTATGCTTGTTCTTTTAAGAGGACTTGTCTAA
- a CDS encoding NFACT family protein: MKLSHLKQIIGYLQNFKKISAIHRVSDTIIKVVFDKNDEIYFNMMRSNSSIFKCQEYPRSKVYNAPFDVILAKRFNRSNILNIELLNGDKIIRFKTSVASAYKEEITYLQIEFTGKYTNIIILDEQNLVLEALRHVDLYSSFREVRVGQKLLDVPNAPFVAKEYPLQSVEKFLFETYEKEQNDKLENLKKQKRAFLNKKLKKLQKLYEKLDSKEELEKEATLSEHYGNLVLANAHEIKPYATKITLQDYFDESEIELELPKAYPNAFLISNMFFAKSKKAKQRAKHLHIEEESLRSKIDHIELFMHTVSMAKDISKIELLFPKRIQNKKVKVNDSIEIFWIEGYKVQLGKNEKGNIDVLKNARAKDIWLHLKDQPSCHVIITTDKQNLPENIIKSAARLCVDFTTTAQDKFLVDYTPRREVTIQSGANVLYNKYKTIEVDTRI, translated from the coding sequence ATGAAACTCTCCCATTTAAAACAGATTATCGGCTATCTTCAAAATTTCAAAAAAATATCGGCCATTCATAGAGTAAGTGATACTATCATCAAAGTGGTGTTTGATAAAAATGATGAGATCTATTTTAATATGATGCGTTCAAACTCTAGTATATTTAAGTGCCAAGAGTATCCACGCTCAAAAGTTTACAATGCTCCTTTTGACGTCATTCTTGCAAAGCGCTTTAATCGCTCTAACATCTTAAATATAGAACTTTTAAATGGTGATAAAATCATCCGCTTTAAAACTTCCGTAGCATCTGCTTACAAAGAAGAGATAACATATCTTCAGATAGAGTTTACGGGAAAATATACCAATATAATTATATTGGATGAGCAAAACCTAGTTCTAGAAGCCCTCCGTCACGTAGACCTTTACTCCTCTTTTCGTGAAGTGCGTGTCGGACAAAAACTCTTAGACGTTCCTAATGCACCCTTTGTCGCAAAAGAGTATCCGCTGCAGAGCGTTGAGAAGTTCCTGTTTGAGACTTATGAGAAAGAGCAAAACGATAAGCTAGAAAATCTTAAAAAGCAAAAGAGAGCTTTTTTAAATAAAAAACTTAAAAAACTACAAAAACTTTATGAAAAGCTAGACTCAAAAGAGGAACTAGAAAAAGAGGCGACACTGAGCGAGCATTATGGAAATCTAGTTCTTGCAAACGCGCATGAAATTAAGCCATATGCTACAAAGATAACTCTTCAAGACTATTTTGATGAGAGTGAAATAGAGCTTGAACTTCCAAAAGCGTATCCAAATGCTTTTTTAATCTCGAATATGTTTTTTGCAAAGAGTAAAAAAGCAAAACAGAGAGCTAAACACCTTCATATCGAAGAGGAGTCGCTTCGCTCGAAGATAGATCATATTGAGCTTTTTATGCATACCGTGTCAATGGCTAAAGATATCTCAAAGATAGAACTACTTTTTCCTAAACGCATACAAAATAAAAAAGTTAAAGTGAATGATTCTATAGAGATATTTTGGATTGAGGGCTATAAAGTACAACTTGGGAAAAATGAAAAAGGAAATATAGATGTCCTTAAAAATGCACGAGCAAAAGATATTTGGCTGCATTTAAAAGATCAGCCATCTTGCCATGTTATCATTACAACTGATAAGCAAAACCTACCAGAAAATATCATAAAATCAGCTGCAAGACTCTGTGTAGACTTTACAACAACTGCGCAAGATAAGTTTTTGGTCGATTATACTCCACGAAGAGAAGTCACTATACAAAGTGGTGCAAACGTACTTTATAATAAGTATAAAACTATCGAGGTAGATACAAGGATATAA
- a CDS encoding TonB-dependent receptor plug domain-containing protein has product MKKTLQLSLISAALISSLSAAELTLIPIEITSTAISTDELRATDAVEVYTQEDIEKAHVQNIYEFLTTQTSIFATSAYGNPYSQKIDMRGYGVADGYQNIVVSVNGRRMNNADMVSQLLASISPSSIKKIEIIKSSGVVIAGDGANAGVINIITKESNDKEISFYMGNYNLVNGSFYLGHTDDKLSINASGELQRSEGIRDIDTDGDKDANSMATFSFNAAYRATQDLELRLGAMLTRTDVIYASTMSEQEYKENPTQQGTSYGFASNYANQKFDSNVLSAGFTYKINNELSLQTDISKEKKKSLYDIPAYGSNSRTDYDYTQFKTYLDYSNESLALKLGVDTFYAGLDYINSYNVDLAMNKENEALFIMSEFYLNDFTLKAGYRYENMNFNESGGEHESENLHGVELGANYLLNKTSSTFLNYSHGYQTASLDRMFSYFGTGYMGYVKPSQSDNYTLGYSNIQASNKLKVSLFYLSLKDEIYYYADPSFINSKNTNIDKSHKYGLDIYDNILINQELNLVLNYNYVQAIMDEEIENGEDYSGNKLPGVSNHNLKATLNYLPNKFSTLSLVQVYRSDAYAAEDFHNNFSQKQDAVYSTDISATLAKDNWEVFAKINNIFNQSNGLWIRNDAIYPMNYATTGFVGFKLKY; this is encoded by the coding sequence ATGAAAAAAACACTACAACTATCACTAATTTCAGCCGCTTTAATTAGCTCACTCTCTGCAGCAGAACTAACGCTAATACCAATAGAAATTACTTCTACGGCTATCTCTACAGATGAACTACGAGCAACTGACGCGGTAGAAGTTTATACTCAAGAAGACATAGAAAAAGCGCATGTTCAAAATATTTATGAGTTCTTAACAACTCAAACTTCTATTTTTGCCACAAGCGCTTACGGTAATCCATACTCACAAAAAATTGATATGCGAGGATATGGAGTAGCCGATGGTTACCAAAATATTGTTGTCAGCGTAAATGGGCGTAGAATGAACAATGCAGATATGGTTTCACAACTTTTAGCATCCATTTCTCCCTCGTCAATTAAAAAAATAGAAATCATCAAATCAAGTGGGGTTGTAATAGCTGGCGATGGTGCAAACGCAGGCGTGATTAATATCATTACAAAAGAGAGTAATGACAAAGAGATCTCTTTTTATATGGGAAATTATAATCTTGTTAATGGCTCTTTTTACCTTGGTCACACAGATGATAAGCTCTCTATAAACGCAAGTGGAGAGCTTCAAAGAAGTGAAGGCATTAGAGATATTGATACTGATGGGGATAAAGACGCGAATAGCATGGCTACATTTTCTTTTAATGCCGCCTATAGAGCAACGCAAGATTTAGAGCTGCGTTTAGGCGCTATGCTTACTAGAACTGACGTTATTTACGCATCGACAATGAGTGAGCAAGAGTACAAAGAGAATCCTACACAGCAGGGAACAAGTTATGGTTTTGCTAGTAACTACGCAAATCAAAAATTTGATTCCAACGTCCTCAGTGCAGGTTTTACTTATAAAATAAACAATGAGCTTTCACTTCAAACTGATATATCAAAAGAGAAAAAGAAGTCTCTGTATGATATCCCCGCTTATGGTTCTAATTCACGAACGGACTATGACTATACGCAGTTCAAGACATATTTAGATTATTCTAATGAATCACTTGCACTCAAGCTTGGGGTTGATACATTTTATGCTGGACTTGATTATATAAATAGTTACAATGTAGACTTGGCTATGAACAAAGAGAATGAAGCTCTTTTCATAATGTCTGAGTTTTATCTGAATGACTTTACTCTTAAAGCTGGTTATAGATATGAAAATATGAACTTTAACGAGTCGGGTGGTGAGCATGAGAGTGAAAACCTTCATGGCGTTGAGCTTGGCGCAAATTACTTACTCAATAAAACCAGTTCTACTTTTTTAAACTACTCGCATGGCTATCAAACAGCCTCGCTTGACAGAATGTTTAGCTATTTTGGCACTGGATATATGGGATATGTAAAACCATCTCAAAGTGATAACTACACTCTAGGTTATTCAAATATACAAGCAAGTAACAAGCTAAAAGTTTCTCTTTTCTATCTCTCATTAAAAGATGAGATTTATTACTATGCTGATCCTAGCTTCATAAATTCAAAAAATACAAATATAGACAAGTCTCATAAATATGGTCTTGATATATATGACAATATACTTATAAATCAAGAGTTAAATTTAGTTTTAAACTATAACTATGTTCAAGCCATTATGGATGAAGAGATTGAAAATGGTGAAGATTACTCAGGGAATAAACTTCCAGGAGTCTCAAATCATAATCTCAAAGCTACGCTCAACTATCTTCCAAATAAGTTTAGCACTCTATCTTTAGTGCAAGTTTATCGTTCAGACGCATATGCCGCTGAAGACTTTCACAACAACTTCTCTCAAAAACAAGATGCTGTTTACTCTACAGATATTTCAGCTACCCTAGCAAAAGACAATTGGGAAGTTTTCGCTAAAATAAACAATATATTCAATCAAAGTAATGGTTTATGGATAAGAAATGATGCTATCTATCCAATGAACTATGCTACAACTGGCTTTGTAGGTTTTAAGCTTAAATACTAA
- a CDS encoding response regulator translates to MNAKELELKINKLDYLYSSLLNSMVGAMGIAVLLYFSISGHVDPVLLNIWLFLTFLLSFIRIIFYMMYKKCSPAECNLNFYYNVFAITVLTSSVLWGITGVILLPQELELQVLLLMMVGGLSTGAALSLASNVKLFYIFIIFSMGPFVYVFMMNESQLANSLLTTSIFYMLFLTVISKKMSNRIIASMTLEYENKNLINNLELKVKEANSDNNAKSKFLSVMSHEIRTPLNAIIGFVQILEKSEKDPQKKSYLEIVDKSSEMLMNVINDILDLTKIESGKVVIESVEYEPTKELESVFNLYKVACSQKKIKIINSISPDLPQYIIGDSLRLKQIVSNLLSNALKFTKEGKDIELISSFNKEKAMLYVEVRDEGIGIDSENMKKITGEFTQADDSVARKYGGTGLGLSIVSKFLTLQKSELQIRSEFGVGSSFYFELPVELVEHEQEEEEQERELLFSTKHILVAEDNKTNQMLIEILLEDYEIDVTIANDGVEAVELSKAQEFDLILMDINMPNKNGSEAMKDIKQRGDKTPIVALTANAVAGDKQKYLEEGFDDYLAKPIDNAEFQKVLIKYL, encoded by the coding sequence ATGAATGCTAAGGAGTTAGAACTTAAAATTAACAAGTTAGATTATCTCTACTCAAGTCTACTAAACTCTATGGTTGGGGCTATGGGCATCGCTGTTTTACTTTACTTCAGTATCAGTGGGCATGTAGATCCAGTCCTTTTGAATATTTGGCTTTTTTTAACTTTTTTATTAAGCTTTATAAGAATTATTTTTTACATGATGTATAAAAAGTGCTCTCCTGCAGAGTGTAATTTAAATTTTTATTACAATGTATTTGCCATTACCGTTCTTACCTCCTCCGTGTTATGGGGAATTACTGGGGTAATTCTGCTTCCTCAAGAGCTAGAGCTACAAGTTTTACTCTTAATGATGGTTGGTGGTCTCTCTACAGGAGCCGCACTTAGTCTTGCCTCGAATGTAAAGCTATTTTATATCTTTATTATCTTTTCGATGGGTCCTTTTGTGTATGTTTTTATGATGAATGAAAGCCAACTTGCTAACTCATTACTCACAACTTCCATATTTTATATGCTCTTTTTAACGGTAATATCGAAAAAAATGTCAAACAGAATTATTGCTAGTATGACTCTAGAGTATGAAAATAAGAACCTTATCAATAATTTAGAGCTAAAAGTAAAAGAGGCTAACTCCGATAACAACGCGAAGTCAAAATTTCTCTCTGTTATGTCACATGAGATAAGAACGCCTCTTAACGCCATCATAGGTTTTGTACAGATTCTTGAAAAGTCAGAAAAAGATCCACAAAAAAAGAGTTATCTTGAGATAGTAGATAAATCTTCAGAAATGCTAATGAATGTTATTAACGATATATTAGATCTGACAAAAATAGAGTCAGGCAAAGTAGTAATAGAGTCTGTTGAATATGAACCTACCAAAGAGTTAGAGAGTGTTTTTAATCTTTACAAAGTGGCTTGTTCTCAGAAGAAAATAAAAATAATAAATTCTATTTCGCCTGATTTACCTCAATATATTATAGGTGATTCTCTGCGTTTAAAGCAGATTGTCTCTAATCTACTATCAAATGCTCTTAAGTTTACTAAAGAGGGAAAAGATATTGAACTTATCTCGAGTTTCAATAAGGAAAAAGCAATGCTCTATGTTGAGGTAAGAGATGAAGGCATAGGCATTGATAGTGAAAATATGAAAAAAATCACTGGGGAGTTCACTCAAGCAGATGATAGTGTAGCAAGAAAATATGGAGGTACGGGACTTGGCCTCTCGATAGTATCAAAATTTCTTACACTCCAAAAGAGTGAACTTCAGATAAGAAGTGAATTTGGAGTAGGGAGTAGCTTTTACTTTGAGCTTCCAGTAGAACTGGTTGAACATGAACAAGAGGAAGAAGAACAAGAGAGGGAACTACTCTTTAGTACAAAGCATATCCTAGTCGCAGAAGACAATAAAACAAACCAGATGCTTATAGAAATTTTACTTGAAGATTATGAGATTGATGTGACTATCGCTAATGATGGAGTTGAAGCTGTAGAACTCTCTAAAGCACAAGAATTTGATCTAATCTTAATGGATATAAACATGCCAAATAAGAATGGTAGTGAGGCAATGAAAGATATCAAACAAAGAGGTGATAAAACGCCAATAGTTGCCTTAACCGCTAATGCAGTGGCTGGAGATAAACAGAAGTACTTAGAAGAGGGTTTTGATGATTATCTTGCAAAACCTATAGATAATGCTGAGTTTCAAAAAGTGTTGATTAAATATCTATAG